The DNA window GCAGCCAGCCGGTCTCGGCCACGGGCGAGGGCGTGAGCAGGGCCGGGGGTGGTGCGGGCACAGCCAGGCGCGGCCGTACGAGCAGGGCCGCGGCGGCGGCCGCCGCGGTCGCCGCCACCCACACCGTCATGCGGACTCCTCGGCGCCTCGGGCGATGGTCTCGATCCACCACAGGCCGGCGAGCCCGAAGGTCAGGCCGAGGGCCAGGCAGGCGAGCCCGGCCGGGGTGCCGAGCAGGAAGCCCCACGGGTCGCCGCCCGCACCCGACCCCATGACCAGCGCGAGCACGGGCAGGCCCGCCACCAACCGGGCCGTGGCCCGCGCCGAGGCCAGCTCCCCCGCGACCAGGCGCCGGGTGCCGGCGGCGGCGCGCAGCGACTCCGCCACCCGGTCGATCGTCGCCGCCAGGCCTTGCCCGGTGCGGTGCGCCACCTGCCAGGCCGCGGCCACGATCCGCAGGTCCGCGGCCCCGTCGAGGTCGGCGGCCAGGCCGCGCATCGCGGCGGGCACGTCGGCACCGACGCGGAACGCCGCGGCGACCGGGGCGAGTGCCGTCCAGGCCACCGCCGCCCGGTCGAGGCACTCCCCGGGCGCCTGGCCCGCGGCCAGCTCGCTCGCCATCAGCTCGCAGGTCTCCAGGACCCGCGCCGAGACCAGCTCCGCCGCCTTCCGGGCCCGCTGACGACGCACCAGCGCCGCACCCGCCGACCCGGCAGCAGCGAGCACCAGGAGCAGGGCGCCGGCCCGCGGAGCGACGACCGCCGCCGCCACCGCCGCACCGAGGACGACCGGGACCGTCCACCGCCGGAGCGAGGCGACGCCCGCGCCGGGCAACGACGACCGCGGCGCCCGGACGAGGAGGACGACGGCGAGCGCGGCTGCCCCGGCGGCGAGCGCGACGGCGCTCATCCTGCGCCCCGGAGCCGGTCCGCGAGCCGGCCCGCCGCCGGGCCAGGGGTGGCTCTGCCGTCGGCCCCGACGTCGAGCGCGGACGACATCGCCACCAGTCCGTCGCCTCCCCGGGTCGGGACGGCGACCTGCCGGAGCCGGCGGACGCCGTCGGGGCCGCGCGCCAGGTGCAGCACCACGTCGACGGCGGATGCGAGCTGGCTGTGCGCCGCCTCGCGACCCAGGCCCGCGGCGAGGGCGAGCGCCTCGACCCGCGCCGGGACGTCGAGCGCCGAGTTGGCGTGCAGGGTGCCGCAGCCACCCTCGTGCCCCGTGTTGAGCGCCGCGAGCAGGTCGACCACCTCGGCACCCCTGACCTCGCCGACGACCAGCCGGTCGGGGCGCATCCGCAGGGCCTGGCGCACGAGGGTCCGGACCTCGACGGCGCCGGCCCCCTCCAGGTTGGCGGGTCTGCCCTCGAGCGCGACGACGTGCGGATGATCGGGCCGCAGCTCGCTGGCGTCCTCGACCACGACGAGCCGCTCGCCGGGGTCGACCCGGGCGAGCAGGGCCGCCAGCAGGGTCGTCTTGCCCGACCCGGTGCCGCCGCTGACCAGGAAGGCCAGCCGGGCGGTCACGACCGCGTGGAGCAGGTCGGCGGTCGGCCGGTCGCAGGTGTCGCGCTCGACCAGCTCGTCGAGCGTGAAGCCCTGACGCCGCGGCACCCGCAGCGAGACCACCGTGCCGGGTCGCGCCAGCGGGGCCAGGACGGCGTGGAACCGGGT is part of the Nocardioides conyzicola genome and encodes:
- a CDS encoding TadA family conjugal transfer-associated ATPase, which produces MSIAVGHDLEAVRDRLARTPGELTPHRVAEALRVTGRPVGDAEVLAVYETLRRDVIGAGPLEPLLRTPGVTDVLVNGAEHVYLDRGRGLELTDVRFPDEESVRRLAQRLAALGGRRLDDATPYVDLRLPDGTRFHAVLAPLARPGTVVSLRVPRRQGFTLDELVERDTCDRPTADLLHAVVTARLAFLVSGGTGSGKTTLLAALLARVDPGERLVVVEDASELRPDHPHVVALEGRPANLEGAGAVEVRTLVRQALRMRPDRLVVGEVRGAEVVDLLAALNTGHEGGCGTLHANSALDVPARVEALALAAGLGREAAHSQLASAVDVVLHLARGPDGVRRLRQVAVPTRGGDGLVAMSSALDVGADGRATPGPAAGRLADRLRGAG
- a CDS encoding type II secretion system protein, encoding MSAVALAAGAAALAVVLLVRAPRSSLPGAGVASLRRWTVPVVLGAAVAAAVVAPRAGALLLVLAAAGSAGAALVRRQRARKAAELVSARVLETCELMASELAAGQAPGECLDRAAVAWTALAPVAAAFRVGADVPAAMRGLAADLDGAADLRIVAAAWQVAHRTGQGLAATIDRVAESLRAAAGTRRLVAGELASARATARLVAGLPVLALVMGSGAGGDPWGFLLGTPAGLACLALGLTFGLAGLWWIETIARGAEESA